One genomic segment of Mycolicibacterium gilvum includes these proteins:
- a CDS encoding TAXI family TRAP transporter solute-binding subunit, producing MKRTVTAFATLMLAATAATACGGRQDAPAADSGGEITCEVGTETRVSIATGNSTGVYFSLGNAFAEQVSAATDGTVKATAAETGASVQNIQQLVAGSYQVAFSLADTASDAIEGTGSFDGKEQPIQALSRIYPNYTQVIARTDSGITSIADMRGKRVSTGSPGSGTEVIANRLLESAGLNPQTDVAAQRLDLTKTVDGMKDGSIDAMFWSGGLPTPGITDLFTSAREDVTFIDVTPQLGRMAEISPAYEEGLIPAATYQLPSDVATIVVPNMLLVRDDLDANLACVLTRTLFEKQPEMAQVVGAAKGIALDNARDTDPVPLNRGAEYALDELNAPR from the coding sequence ATGAAGCGCACCGTGACGGCGTTCGCGACACTGATGCTCGCCGCGACCGCGGCAACGGCCTGCGGCGGCAGACAGGATGCTCCGGCGGCCGATTCGGGCGGCGAGATCACCTGCGAGGTCGGCACGGAGACGCGTGTGAGCATCGCGACGGGCAACTCCACGGGGGTGTACTTCTCGCTCGGGAATGCCTTCGCCGAGCAGGTGTCGGCCGCGACCGACGGCACGGTCAAGGCCACCGCGGCCGAGACGGGCGCCTCGGTGCAGAACATCCAGCAACTCGTCGCCGGGAGCTACCAGGTGGCGTTCTCGCTCGCCGACACCGCGTCCGACGCCATCGAGGGCACGGGCAGCTTCGACGGCAAAGAGCAACCGATCCAAGCGCTTTCACGGATCTACCCGAACTACACCCAGGTGATCGCCAGGACCGACAGCGGCATCACCTCGATCGCCGACATGCGCGGCAAGCGGGTGTCGACCGGCTCGCCGGGATCGGGGACGGAGGTCATCGCCAACCGGTTGCTGGAGTCGGCGGGGCTCAACCCGCAGACCGATGTCGCGGCGCAGCGTCTCGACCTGACCAAGACCGTGGACGGGATGAAGGACGGCTCGATCGACGCGATGTTCTGGTCCGGCGGCCTGCCGACTCCCGGTATCACCGACCTGTTCACCTCGGCACGCGAGGACGTGACCTTCATCGACGTCACACCGCAGCTGGGCCGGATGGCCGAGATCAGCCCGGCCTACGAGGAGGGCCTGATACCCGCCGCCACCTACCAGTTGCCGTCCGACGTCGCGACGATCGTGGTGCCGAACATGCTGCTGGTGCGCGACGACCTCGACGCGAATCTCGCCTGCGTGCTGACCAGGACCCTGTTCGAGAAGCAGCCCGAGATGGCTCAGGTCGTGGGTGCGGCCAAGGGCATTGCACTCGACAACGCCCGCGACACCGACCCGGTGCCGTTGAACCGCGGTGCCGAGTACGCCCTCGACGAGCTGAACGCACCCAGGTAG
- a CDS encoding acyl carrier protein, translated as MSTFPAPAAPSPDGIDAALADILRDDLNVDISRVTRDSRLIDDVGLDSVAFAIGMIAIQDKLGVTLDEEDLLSCDTVGDLETAVLAKVPESR; from the coding sequence ATGAGCACTTTTCCGGCGCCCGCGGCGCCGTCGCCGGACGGTATCGATGCCGCACTCGCGGACATCCTGCGCGACGACCTGAACGTCGACATCAGCCGGGTGACCCGCGACTCGCGCCTCATCGACGACGTCGGTCTGGACTCGGTGGCGTTCGCCATCGGCATGATCGCGATCCAGGACAAGCTCGGGGTGACGCTCGACGAAGAGGATCTGCTCAGCTGTGACACCGTGGGCGACCTCGAGACGGCGGTCCTGGCGAAGGTGCCCGAAAGCCGGTGA
- a CDS encoding GNAT family N-acetyltransferase: MTDALPLLARELTDLSDAVRAVPAPPIPHLDAPYAMRLVDPDTDAAMISEWMNRPHLAEAWEYDRPVEWWDGYLRAQLAGEYSRPLIGTFHGEPQGYVEVYRAAKDSIAPRYDADPYDLGLHAAIADLGLVNRGFGPLLLPRLAANLFEIEPRCRRILFDPDHRNAGARRLCEYARCEFLGEHEMSNRRMALYALHRPA; encoded by the coding sequence ATGACTGATGCGCTGCCCCTCCTTGCCCGGGAGCTCACCGACCTCAGCGACGCGGTGCGCGCCGTGCCGGCTCCGCCGATCCCGCACCTCGACGCTCCCTACGCGATGCGGTTGGTCGATCCCGACACCGACGCCGCGATGATCTCCGAGTGGATGAACCGGCCGCACCTCGCCGAGGCGTGGGAGTACGACAGGCCCGTCGAATGGTGGGACGGATATCTGCGTGCCCAACTGGCCGGCGAGTACTCGCGACCCCTGATCGGCACGTTCCACGGGGAGCCGCAGGGCTATGTCGAGGTGTACCGGGCCGCGAAGGATTCGATCGCCCCCCGCTACGACGCCGATCCCTACGATCTCGGGCTCCATGCGGCGATCGCCGACCTGGGCCTCGTCAACCGTGGATTCGGGCCGCTGCTGTTGCCGAGGTTGGCGGCCAACCTTTTCGAGATCGAACCGAGGTGCCGCCGCATCCTGTTCGATCCCGATCACCGCAATGCCGGCGCCCGCCGGCTCTGTGAGTACGCCAGGTGCGAATTCCTCGGCGAGCACGAGATGTCGAACCGCCGGATGGCGCTGTACGCGCTGCACAGGCCCGCCTGA
- a CDS encoding DUF190 domain-containing protein, translated as MTDIVTLTAYFAERHRSGDGFLADAILDLCDEWQIATSVMLRGIASFGPTQVIRSDRSLSLSEDPPVTVTAVDTAARIGSLAEQVAALVDRGVLTLERGRAVPDGGRPDDTVRLSLHLGRRHRICGLPGYVAVCDLLHRHGFVGAQAYLGVDGTVAGRRCRARFFGRNADVPLTIMGVGTNAQAAAAVDELGNSLPEARFAVAPVAVCKNDGRDLQGPPAADSAFQALVVHADESSLSDGRPIHRALIERLKESDHASGATVLRAIWGFRAPGRPHGDRFIQLTRHVPVTTVMIDTASNIEATYPIVDELTRGEGLVTVSALTGMLEVHSGRRHGALDLGDSNPTQGG; from the coding sequence GTGACCGACATCGTGACGCTGACGGCCTACTTCGCCGAGCGGCACCGCAGCGGCGACGGCTTCCTCGCCGACGCAATCCTCGATCTGTGCGACGAGTGGCAGATCGCCACGAGCGTGATGCTGCGGGGTATCGCCAGCTTCGGACCGACACAGGTGATCCGCTCCGACCGGTCACTGAGCCTGTCCGAGGACCCGCCGGTGACCGTCACGGCGGTCGACACCGCGGCCCGGATCGGCTCGCTCGCCGAGCAGGTGGCCGCGCTCGTCGACCGTGGTGTCCTCACGTTGGAGCGGGGCCGGGCCGTCCCCGACGGCGGACGCCCCGACGACACCGTGCGGTTGTCCCTGCACCTCGGGCGCCGCCACCGGATCTGCGGGCTGCCCGGCTACGTCGCGGTCTGCGATCTGCTCCACCGGCACGGCTTCGTCGGCGCCCAGGCCTACCTCGGGGTGGACGGGACCGTCGCCGGCCGGCGCTGCCGCGCCCGCTTCTTCGGGCGCAATGCCGACGTCCCGCTCACGATCATGGGTGTCGGCACCAACGCGCAGGCCGCCGCCGCCGTCGACGAACTGGGCAACTCGCTGCCGGAGGCCCGGTTCGCCGTCGCCCCGGTCGCCGTCTGCAAGAACGACGGCCGCGACCTACAGGGCCCGCCGGCCGCGGACAGCGCCTTTCAGGCGCTCGTCGTGCACGCCGACGAGTCGTCGCTGTCCGACGGCCGACCGATCCACCGTGCGCTCATCGAGCGCCTCAAGGAGTCCGACCACGCCAGCGGCGCGACCGTACTGCGGGCCATCTGGGGGTTCCGTGCGCCCGGGCGCCCCCACGGCGACAGGTTCATCCAGCTGACGCGCCACGTGCCTGTGACGACCGTGATGATCGACACCGCGTCCAACATCGAGGCGACCTATCCGATCGTCGACGAGCTGACGCGGGGCGAGGGGTTGGTCACCGTCAGCGCGCTGACCGGGATGCTGGAGGTGCATTCCGGACGTCGTCACGGCGCACTCGACCTCGGCGACAGCAATCCCACGCAGGGCGGGTGA
- a CDS encoding DUF1214 domain-containing protein: MAATHGRFIGRVGGLAVALGIGAAIAAASPTAAAEDTPSSAASTGTEASQSSSDSESPARQRKPSRSEVETAGEDRDTRASERSDADADDAGADRLRADEGPDDEDPDDERETPEPADEEPATAVAAATAPTAATPTAATPAKPSDPDRSPAAPVSPLATPQQLEAERIATETVGTWPVRLMKQVLSAGWRATAAREYRQISGPDPENLVTLRRAVDEYALAAAFQQQLLNSMTPTVVTQVAPPHTWYRQSVGGSRILYDNPDTVYRFMGVNMTSTYVIRGLFTDAHPADTNFSVLTGLSGITADNLSGRQIEIGPDGSFTITVSGEAAAPGQRNHLQLTPDSTLIAVRNTLSDWNTQSPMTLSIERLTGPRNSLFSQLGGFAIPGLGPLVTRSPLLTSLVSSIPPMKEPPPFLRGVFTAVIMALGLGQESKYIKVATTDAETGERVPPNVLRDPSRNAEFLATQLQSASYFHLADDQALVVTIAPANARYFIVPVTDLWTITGDYWHQQTSLNNAQAVPDPDGRYTFVISPTDPGVHNWVSTGGLNKGTISIRFQDLDLASSQTPTLTSAVVAVSDLDSVLPPTTVFVTPAQRAAQLTERATGFARRFGSPV, from the coding sequence GTGGCAGCGACGCACGGACGGTTCATCGGACGCGTCGGCGGGCTCGCCGTCGCCCTGGGTATCGGTGCCGCGATCGCTGCCGCCTCACCGACGGCCGCCGCCGAGGACACCCCGTCGAGCGCGGCATCCACGGGAACCGAGGCGTCGCAGTCTTCGTCGGATTCCGAAAGCCCTGCCCGCCAACGTAAGCCGTCGCGCTCGGAGGTCGAGACCGCCGGAGAGGACCGTGACACCCGGGCATCCGAGCGCTCTGATGCCGACGCTGACGACGCGGGCGCCGACCGGCTGCGCGCCGACGAGGGCCCTGACGACGAGGACCCCGACGACGAGCGCGAGACGCCCGAGCCGGCGGATGAGGAACCCGCGACGGCGGTTGCCGCGGCGACGGCTCCGACAGCGGCGACCCCGACAGCGGCGACCCCCGCCAAACCGTCCGACCCCGACCGGTCGCCCGCCGCGCCGGTGAGCCCGTTGGCGACCCCGCAGCAGCTCGAGGCGGAGCGGATCGCGACCGAGACCGTCGGCACCTGGCCCGTCCGGCTGATGAAGCAGGTGCTGAGCGCCGGATGGCGGGCCACCGCCGCGCGCGAGTACCGCCAGATCTCCGGGCCCGACCCGGAGAACCTCGTGACGTTGCGGCGAGCGGTGGACGAGTACGCACTCGCCGCGGCGTTCCAGCAGCAGCTGCTCAACTCGATGACACCGACGGTCGTAACCCAGGTCGCTCCCCCGCACACGTGGTACCGACAGTCCGTCGGCGGCTCACGGATCCTCTACGACAACCCCGACACCGTGTACCGCTTCATGGGCGTGAACATGACCTCGACGTACGTGATCCGGGGCCTATTCACCGATGCCCACCCCGCGGACACGAACTTCAGTGTGCTGACCGGACTCTCGGGAATCACCGCCGACAACCTGAGCGGACGCCAGATCGAGATCGGACCGGACGGGTCGTTCACGATCACCGTGAGCGGCGAGGCGGCCGCGCCGGGGCAGCGCAACCATCTGCAGCTGACCCCCGACTCCACCTTGATCGCGGTGCGCAACACGCTGTCGGACTGGAACACCCAATCACCGATGACGCTGTCCATCGAACGGCTCACGGGCCCGCGCAACAGCCTGTTCAGCCAGCTCGGCGGCTTCGCGATCCCGGGCCTCGGGCCACTGGTGACCAGAAGTCCGCTGCTGACCTCACTGGTGTCGTCCATCCCACCGATGAAGGAGCCGCCGCCGTTCCTGCGCGGCGTGTTCACCGCGGTGATCATGGCGCTCGGCCTCGGTCAGGAGTCGAAGTACATCAAGGTCGCGACCACCGACGCCGAGACGGGCGAGCGCGTGCCCCCGAACGTGCTCAGAGACCCGTCCCGCAACGCCGAGTTTCTCGCCACACAGCTACAGAGCGCCAGCTATTTCCACCTCGCAGACGACCAGGCGCTGGTCGTGACCATCGCTCCGGCGAACGCGCGGTACTTCATCGTGCCCGTCACCGACCTCTGGACGATCACCGGCGATTACTGGCACCAGCAGACGAGCCTGAACAACGCGCAGGCCGTCCCCGACCCCGACGGCAGGTACACCTTCGTGATCTCGCCGACCGACCCCGGCGTGCACAACTGGGTGTCCACCGGCGGGCTGAACAAAGGCACCATCTCCATCCGCTTCCAGGATCTCGACCTGGCGTCGTCGCAGACACCGACGCTGACCTCAGCGGTCGTCGCGGTCTCGGATCTGGATTCGGTTCTCCCGCCGACGACGGTGTTCGTCACGCCGGCGCAGCGGGCCGCGCAGTTGACCGAGCGCGCGACGGGTTTCGCGAGGCGATTCGGCAGTCCCGTGTAG
- the mbtM gene encoding long-chain-fatty acid--ACP ligase MbtM, with amino-acid sequence MSVLATALSEAMTASTRDLVLLDRASGLWVRHPWQELHTRAENIAEHILNDRDGAVGLVGEPTAELVSAIQGTWLAGRALAILPGPIRGADEREWAAATAQRFAGIGVGQILTYGEHLELLRPNHFGIAVQDLAVVGHAQRSTTLASAPAAPGTPAVLQGTAGSTGTPRTALLSPDAVKHNVAGMLRHTDVDPGRDRGLTWLPLYHDMGLTFLLTGFMSGSEMWLAPTASFAASPFRWLTWLSESRAGLTAAPNFAYSVIGKYARRVPDVDLSDLRFALNGGEPVDCDGFGLFLRELSRFGLDPGVAAPSYGLAESTCAVTSPRPGTGLLVDDITDPDTGTPRRHAVLGEPIPGMELRIAPSEGRRSGEREIGEVEIRGTSMMSGYLGEEPLAPGQWFPTGDLGYLTDAGLVVCGRVKELITIAGRNIFPTEVERVAAEVRGVREGAVVAVGTDSGSARQGLVIAAEFRGADESGAKSEVVQRVASQCGVVPSEVVFLKPGSLPRTSSGKLRRLAVKNDLDGLRAPVS; translated from the coding sequence GTGAGCGTGCTCGCGACCGCGTTGTCGGAGGCCATGACCGCCTCGACGCGCGACCTGGTGCTGCTCGATCGTGCCAGCGGCCTGTGGGTCCGCCATCCCTGGCAGGAACTGCACACCCGCGCCGAGAACATCGCCGAACACATTCTCAACGACCGCGACGGCGCCGTCGGTCTCGTCGGCGAACCCACCGCCGAGCTGGTCTCGGCGATCCAGGGAACGTGGCTGGCGGGCAGGGCTCTGGCCATCCTGCCGGGTCCGATCCGCGGCGCCGATGAGCGCGAGTGGGCCGCCGCGACGGCGCAACGCTTCGCCGGAATCGGCGTCGGCCAGATCCTCACCTACGGTGAGCATCTGGAGTTGTTGCGCCCCAACCATTTCGGTATCGCGGTCCAAGACCTCGCGGTCGTCGGGCACGCGCAACGCTCGACCACACTCGCATCCGCACCCGCCGCCCCGGGCACCCCCGCGGTGCTGCAGGGCACCGCCGGATCCACCGGCACCCCGCGTACCGCGCTGCTGTCACCGGATGCGGTGAAGCACAACGTCGCCGGCATGCTCCGGCACACCGACGTCGATCCCGGCCGTGACCGCGGCCTGACGTGGCTGCCGCTGTATCACGACATGGGGCTGACCTTTCTGCTCACCGGTTTCATGTCCGGCAGCGAGATGTGGCTCGCGCCGACGGCGTCGTTCGCGGCGTCGCCGTTCCGCTGGTTGACCTGGCTGTCGGAAAGCCGAGCGGGCCTCACTGCTGCACCGAATTTCGCGTACTCCGTGATCGGCAAGTATGCGCGACGCGTGCCCGACGTCGACCTGTCCGACCTGCGGTTCGCGCTCAACGGCGGGGAACCCGTCGACTGCGACGGTTTCGGGCTGTTCCTGCGCGAACTCTCCCGGTTCGGGCTCGATCCCGGCGTGGCGGCCCCGTCGTACGGTCTCGCCGAGTCGACCTGCGCCGTCACCTCCCCACGACCCGGCACCGGCTTGCTGGTCGACGACATCACCGACCCGGACACCGGCACCCCTCGTCGTCACGCCGTGCTCGGCGAACCGATCCCCGGCATGGAACTGCGGATCGCACCGTCGGAGGGCCGTCGCTCCGGTGAGCGCGAGATCGGCGAGGTCGAGATCCGAGGCACGTCGATGATGTCGGGCTACCTCGGCGAGGAGCCGCTGGCTCCCGGACAGTGGTTTCCCACAGGCGATCTCGGCTACCTGACCGACGCGGGCCTGGTGGTGTGCGGCCGGGTCAAAGAACTCATCACCATCGCCGGACGCAACATCTTCCCCACCGAGGTCGAACGCGTGGCCGCCGAGGTCCGCGGTGTCCGCGAGGGCGCGGTCGTCGCCGTCGGCACCGACTCCGGGTCGGCGCGACAGGGCCTGGTCATCGCGGCCGAGTTCCGCGGCGCCGACGAGTCGGGCGCGAAAAGCGAAGTGGTGCAACGAGTGGCGTCCCAGTGCGGCGTGGTGCCGTCCGAGGTGGTGTTCCTGAAGCCCGGCTCGCTGCCCCGCACGAGCTCGGGAAAGTTGCGGCGCCTCGCGGTCAAGAACGACCTCGACGGTCTTCGCGCCCCGGTGTCCTGA
- a CDS encoding DUF808 domain-containing protein translates to MSGGLFALLDDVAVLAKLAAASVDDIGAAAGRATAKAAGVVIDDTAVTPQYVHGIAAERELPIIKRIAKGSLRNKILIILPVALLLSQFVPWLLTPILMLGATYLCFEGAEKVWGMIRGHKSHGTLVAGSGEAAEKAMVTGAVRTDFILSAEIMVIALNEVADQSFLPRLIILLVVAVVITIAVYGVVAAIVKMDDIGLSLTQRSSGFAQKIGRGLVAGMPKLLSALSVIGTVAMLWVGGHILLIGADELGWHAPYALVHHAEELVHHVAGVGGVLGWLVNTAASAVIGLIVGAIVVAIVHALPFGKKVGKKNEAHG, encoded by the coding sequence ATGAGCGGGGGCTTGTTCGCGCTGCTCGACGACGTGGCCGTGCTCGCCAAACTCGCCGCGGCGTCGGTCGACGACATCGGTGCGGCCGCCGGACGTGCGACAGCCAAGGCCGCGGGTGTGGTGATCGACGACACCGCGGTGACGCCGCAGTACGTGCACGGCATCGCCGCCGAGCGTGAGCTGCCGATCATCAAGCGGATCGCGAAGGGCTCGCTGCGCAACAAGATCCTGATCATCCTGCCCGTGGCGCTGCTGCTCAGCCAGTTCGTCCCGTGGCTGCTGACGCCGATCCTGATGCTCGGTGCCACCTATCTGTGCTTCGAAGGCGCGGAGAAGGTCTGGGGCATGATCCGCGGCCACAAGTCGCACGGCACCCTGGTGGCCGGTTCCGGGGAGGCCGCGGAGAAGGCGATGGTCACGGGTGCGGTTCGCACCGATTTCATCCTGTCGGCCGAGATCATGGTGATCGCCCTCAACGAGGTCGCCGACCAGTCCTTCCTGCCGCGGTTGATCATCCTGTTGGTCGTGGCGGTGGTGATCACCATCGCGGTCTACGGCGTCGTGGCCGCCATCGTGAAGATGGACGACATCGGCCTGAGTCTGACGCAGCGCTCGTCGGGATTCGCCCAGAAGATCGGCCGGGGTCTGGTGGCGGGCATGCCGAAGCTGCTGTCGGCGTTGTCGGTCATCGGGACGGTGGCGATGCTGTGGGTCGGCGGGCACATCCTGCTCATCGGCGCCGACGAGTTGGGTTGGCACGCGCCGTACGCGCTGGTGCATCACGCCGAGGAACTCGTCCACCATGTGGCCGGCGTCGGCGGTGTGCTGGGCTGGCTGGTGAACACCGCGGCATCGGCGGTCATCGGGTTGATCGTCGGCGCGATCGTGGTCGCGATCGTGCACGCGCTGCCGTTCGGCAAGAAGGTCGGCAAGAAGAACGAAGCCCACGGCTGA
- a CDS encoding HAD family hydrolase yields MSTRNVSPAVLFDIDGTLVDSNYLHVHAWLEAFDEENLPVSAWRIHRCIGMDGTTLVRTLSGDAGQDVLDRLKDAHSRFYKQNSSLLEPLPGARDLLRRVAATGLQVVLATSAPDDELTMLREVLDCDDVVAAVTSSADVDTAKPKPDIVQVALDRAGVGAQDAVFVGDAVWDCEAAGRAGVSSIGLLSGGVSRGELREAGAAGVFEDAGDLLAKLESTVIGDLAAKISDSR; encoded by the coding sequence GTGAGTACTCGAAACGTCTCTCCCGCAGTCCTCTTCGACATCGACGGGACCCTCGTCGACTCCAACTATCTGCACGTGCACGCGTGGCTGGAGGCGTTCGACGAGGAGAATCTGCCCGTGTCGGCCTGGCGCATCCACCGCTGCATCGGGATGGACGGCACGACGCTGGTCCGCACCCTGTCCGGCGATGCCGGCCAGGACGTCCTCGACCGACTCAAGGATGCCCACAGCAGGTTCTACAAGCAGAACTCCTCGCTGCTCGAACCTCTCCCCGGAGCCCGCGATCTGCTGCGTCGAGTGGCGGCGACGGGCTTGCAGGTCGTGCTGGCGACGTCGGCACCCGATGACGAATTGACGATGCTGCGTGAGGTTCTCGACTGCGACGACGTGGTCGCCGCCGTCACGTCGTCGGCCGATGTGGACACGGCCAAACCCAAACCCGACATCGTGCAGGTTGCGCTGGACCGGGCCGGAGTCGGCGCACAGGACGCGGTGTTCGTCGGCGACGCGGTGTGGGACTGTGAGGCGGCGGGTCGGGCCGGTGTCTCGTCGATCGGTCTGCTCAGCGGCGGGGTGTCTCGCGGGGAACTGCGGGAGGCAGGCGCCGCGGGCGTGTTCGAGGACGCCGGCGACCTGTTGGCGAAGCTCGAGTCGACCGTCATCGGCGATCTCGCCGCGAAGATCAGCGACTCGCGGTAG
- a CDS encoding RND family transporter, with the protein MADAVRSGIGRIIRVLSVPIVLGWVLLTILTNVAVPSLEKVGEEHTVGMSAADAPSMMSMKRVGANFEEFDSDSSAMVVLEGEQPLGDAAHRYYDQLIDQLEADTANVQHVADFWGDPLTASGAQSTDGKAAYVQVYLQGNQGEPRANEAVAAVREVVEQTPAPPGIKAYVTGGAPLVADQHSAGDKSVLRVTLITIGVIAVMLLIVFRSAVTMALILFMVFAELGAARGIVAFLADAEIIGLSTFATSLLTLMVIAAGTDYAIFAIGRYQEARGAGEDRETAYYTMFGGTAHVVLGSGLTIAGAMLCLSFTRLPYFQTMGVPCAVGTFVAVMAALTLGPAVIVIGSRFGLFDPKRAISSRGWRRIGVSVVRWPGPVLAATLALALVGLVTLPGYKTNYDARDYLPADVPANVGYAVADRHFGSARMNPELLMVESDHDLRNPADFLVIDKIAKSIFRVPGVARVQTITRPDGKPIKHTTIPFQMSMQGTTQRLNEKYMQDRMADMLVQADAMQTNIDTMTKMQSLMTQMSATTHQMVTKTKAMTADITELRDHIADLDDFLRPIRNYLYWEPHCYDIPVCWTMRSVFDTLDGINPLTDDISELIPDLERLDELMPQLIALLPSQIETMRSMQAMMLRQYQTQKGQLDQNAAMSEDADAMGEAFDDSMNDDSFYLPPEAFDNDDFKRGMENFISPDGRSVRFIISHEGDPATVEGISEVVPIKTAAKEAIKGTPLEGSTVYLAGTAATYKDMSDGAFYDLLIAGIAAVTLIFVIMLVITRSVVAAAVIVGTVLLSLGASFGLSVLLWQHIIGLALHWMVLPMAVILLLAVGSDYNLLLVSRFKEELSGGLKTGIIRAMAGTGSVVTSAGLVFAFTMASFAFSDLKVMAQVGTTIALGLLFDTLIVRSFMTPAVAALLGRWFWWPQKYQSAASQRRLAQIRARTATASR; encoded by the coding sequence GTGGCAGATGCCGTACGGTCGGGGATCGGCCGGATCATCCGGGTCCTGTCGGTGCCGATCGTGCTCGGATGGGTGCTGCTGACCATCCTGACCAACGTCGCTGTTCCGTCGCTGGAGAAAGTCGGCGAGGAACACACCGTCGGGATGAGCGCCGCCGACGCGCCGTCGATGATGTCGATGAAGCGCGTCGGGGCGAACTTCGAGGAGTTCGACTCCGACAGCAGCGCGATGGTCGTGCTCGAAGGGGAGCAGCCTCTCGGCGATGCGGCCCACCGCTATTACGACCAGCTGATCGACCAGCTCGAGGCCGACACCGCCAACGTTCAGCACGTCGCCGACTTCTGGGGCGATCCGCTGACCGCGTCGGGCGCCCAGAGCACCGACGGCAAGGCCGCGTACGTGCAGGTTTACCTGCAGGGCAATCAGGGGGAGCCGCGCGCCAACGAGGCGGTGGCGGCCGTCCGCGAGGTCGTCGAGCAGACCCCGGCGCCACCGGGCATCAAGGCGTATGTGACCGGCGGCGCCCCGCTGGTGGCCGATCAGCACAGCGCGGGGGACAAGAGCGTCCTGCGCGTCACGCTGATCACGATCGGCGTCATCGCGGTGATGCTGCTGATCGTCTTCCGGTCGGCGGTCACCATGGCGCTGATCCTGTTCATGGTGTTCGCCGAACTCGGTGCCGCGCGTGGCATCGTCGCGTTCCTCGCCGATGCCGAGATCATCGGGCTGTCGACCTTCGCGACCAGCCTGCTGACCCTGATGGTGATCGCCGCCGGCACCGACTACGCGATCTTCGCGATCGGGCGCTACCAGGAGGCCAGGGGCGCGGGTGAGGACCGGGAAACCGCGTACTACACCATGTTCGGTGGCACCGCGCACGTCGTGCTCGGCTCCGGCCTGACCATCGCCGGGGCGATGCTGTGCCTGAGTTTCACCCGGCTGCCGTACTTCCAGACCATGGGTGTGCCGTGCGCGGTGGGCACGTTCGTCGCCGTCATGGCGGCACTGACTTTGGGCCCCGCGGTGATCGTCATCGGGAGCCGCTTCGGCCTGTTCGATCCCAAGCGTGCGATCAGCTCTCGCGGCTGGCGCCGTATCGGGGTCTCGGTGGTGCGCTGGCCTGGTCCGGTGCTCGCCGCGACGCTGGCGCTGGCGCTGGTCGGTCTGGTGACGTTGCCGGGCTACAAGACCAACTACGACGCCCGGGACTACCTTCCCGCCGACGTCCCCGCCAACGTCGGCTACGCCGTCGCCGACCGGCATTTCGGCAGCGCGCGGATGAACCCGGAGCTGCTCATGGTCGAATCCGACCACGACCTGCGCAACCCGGCGGACTTCCTCGTCATCGACAAGATTGCGAAATCGATCTTCCGAGTGCCCGGAGTGGCGCGGGTACAGACGATCACCCGGCCCGACGGCAAGCCGATCAAGCACACGACCATTCCGTTCCAGATGAGCATGCAGGGCACGACCCAGCGACTCAACGAGAAGTACATGCAGGACCGGATGGCCGACATGCTGGTCCAGGCCGACGCGATGCAGACCAACATCGACACGATGACCAAGATGCAGTCGCTGATGACCCAGATGTCCGCGACCACCCATCAGATGGTCACCAAGACCAAGGCCATGACGGCGGACATCACCGAACTGCGGGATCACATCGCCGACCTCGACGACTTCCTGCGGCCCATCAGGAACTACCTGTACTGGGAACCGCACTGCTACGACATCCCGGTGTGCTGGACCATGAGGTCGGTGTTCGACACCCTCGACGGCATCAACCCGCTGACCGACGACATCTCCGAGCTGATCCCCGACCTCGAACGCCTCGACGAGCTGATGCCGCAGCTGATCGCGTTGCTGCCCAGCCAGATCGAGACGATGCGGTCCATGCAGGCGATGATGCTGCGGCAGTACCAGACCCAGAAGGGCCAGCTCGACCAGAACGCGGCGATGTCCGAGGACGCCGACGCGATGGGCGAGGCGTTCGACGACTCGATGAACGACGACTCCTTCTACCTGCCGCCCGAAGCGTTCGACAACGACGACTTCAAGCGCGGCATGGAGAATTTCATCTCGCCCGACGGCAGGTCGGTGCGGTTCATCATCAGCCACGAAGGCGATCCCGCCACGGTGGAGGGCATCTCGGAAGTGGTGCCGATCAAGACCGCGGCCAAGGAGGCCATCAAGGGCACGCCGCTGGAAGGGTCCACCGTCTACCTGGCCGGCACCGCGGCGACGTACAAGGACATGAGCGACGGGGCGTTCTACGACCTGCTGATCGCCGGAATCGCCGCGGTGACACTGATTTTCGTCATCATGCTGGTGATCACCCGCAGCGTCGTCGCCGCAGCGGTGATCGTCGGCACCGTGCTGTTGTCGCTGGGAGCCTCGTTCGGTCTGTCGGTGTTGTTGTGGCAGCACATCATCGGGCTCGCACTGCACTGGATGGTGCTGCCGATGGCGGTCATTCTGCTGCTCGCCGTCGGCTCCGATTACAACCTGCTGCTGGTGTCGCGGTTCAAGGAGGAGCTCTCCGGAGGCCTGAAGACGGGGATCATCCGCGCGATGGCCGGCACCGGGTCGGTGGTCACCTCCGCAGGTCTGGTCTTCGCCTTCACGATGGCCTCTTTCGCCTTCAGCGACCTGAAGGTGATGGCGCAGGTCGGGACGACGATCGCACTGGGGCTCCTGTTCGACACCCTGATCGTGCGCTCCTTCATGACCCCCGCGGTCGCCGCGCTCCTCGGACGGTGGTTCTGGTGGCCGCAGAAATACCAGAGCGCGGCGTCACAGCGGCGCCTCGCGCAGATCAGGGCGCGGACAGCTACCGCGAGTCGCTGA